The sequence ACAAAACCGCTATCGCAAAATACAGGGATGCCTACAACCCAGCCCATTATAAGCATGGCAAGCTCAGGGCGTCTTTGTCCGACTAACTTTACGACCATGTCAGCTAGCTTTAGCGCAGCTCCCGTTTTTTCAAGCACTGTGCCGATGATCGTTCCAAAGATGATGACGATGCCGATGCTCTTAAATGTGCCACTAAAACCAACGCCTATCATCGATGGGATCTTGGATAGATCTATGCCTGCGACAATGGCAAGCACCAAAGATATACTCATAAGTGCCAAAAATGGATGCACCTTGAGCTTTGAGATCATAAGGATCATAAGGATGATTGCTATAACAAAACAGACAATCAAAGCTATACCGCTCATGAAAACTCCTTTATTGTGAGATTTTGCTAGTGATTTTAGCAAAATTTGCTTATATTTTTTCTAATATTTTTAAGTTTTTCTATTAGTTAAATTTTTTTCATTATTTATCTAAAATTTACTTCATCTGCCCAAATTTAGCCGCTTTATAAGATTAAATTTTTAGACTATTTTAAAATAACAAAGCCAAGACCAACCTTGTCAGTGTGCCTATCATAGTCAATCAAGCTCTCGCCATATCCAGTAAAATACTGCAAATAGCCATAAACGCCGCTTGAAAATATCGGAAACATATATGAAAGTTCAGCCGCGCCTTTATTTGTTTTATCAAAATGTAAGTTATTTCTTAGCATAAGGCTAAAGATGTGATCATTGAGATTGTAGCTAAGTCTTACATCGCCACGTCCGATATATTTTAGGATGTCTTTATTGTCGCCCTTGTCACCGATCACTACCCAAGCTCTTGGCGAGATATTAAGCTTGCCGTAAACAAAATCGCTTTGAACATAGGCTCTATTCCAGCTTCTTGATTTTTTGCCATCACGTCCATTTGACTCATGCAAAAGGCCAAATTTTAGGTTTTGGATACCGATATTTTCCAGATATTTTGGATAGGCAAAATTTAAGAAAATTTCTGGCTGGTAGTTTGTCTCACGAAATGGAGCTGAAGCCCTTGTGATCTGCCACCAAGAAGTCTGTGTATAGGCCGCTACTAGGCTCTCTCTAAGGCCAAAAACGTCGTAAAATAGCGGCTTTGCAAGGCTTATTTGAAACTTGGTCTCAACACTCTTTCTGCTGTCGTTTGGTATATTTTTAGCGTAAGTTACTGGCAAAAGGTAGTTAAATTTATAAAGCTCTATGCCAAGTGCGTTTTGCAGATGATGATCAGCCTTGTTTTCTTGTGTGATCTTAGCCTGCTTTACCTTTGCTTCTGACGTCGCTGGCTCGGCATTTAGGCTAGCCTGAGAAGCCATGCTTTGCGCGTTTATAGAGTTTGCGGCGATGCTTTTATAAATTTGCATAGCGCCCTTTATATCGCCACTTTGCTCGAGTGCCTGCGCCCTTTGAAACTCGCTAAGCTCGCTTGCTGCTAGAAGGCTAAAGGCAAGAGCCAAAAATAGTATAAACTTACGCATCCTTTTGCTCCTTTTTTTGAATTTCGTTTGCTATTTTGTATTCTTCTGGGAAATTTACGTTAAAAAACTGCTCTTTGTCCTCAAAATTTACTATCTTGCACTTGCAGTTTTTTCGTAAAAGCCCGATTTTGTGCTCATTTTTTAGATAAAGCTCATGTGCAAGTGGGGCTAAGCTTGGGCTAAAAAAGCCACAAAGCGAGTGTATATGCTCATCATCGCCAGCCACAACCATCTCAAATTCATCTTTAAATTTAGCCAGCTCGCCAAGACTTTTTGGGTCAAAAAATGGCATATCAGCTGGGATGATAAAGACGCTATGATCAAAGCTTTTTAGCACGCAGTAAAGCGCTAACATCGGCGAATAATCCTCACTGCTCTCATCTTTTATGAGCTTTAGTGGCGGGTTAAATTTCTCAAATTTAGAGCTTACAAAAACCTCATCAAAGACTTTGCTAAATTTAGCAACCTGATAGTGCGTGAGTGTTTCAAATCCCCCAAATGGCAACAAGGTCTTATCCTGACCCATGCGCGAGCTCTTGCCACCTGCTAAAATGACGCAAGTTTGCATCTTTTATCCTTTTAAATTTCAAAAAATTACAAAAGTATAACCAAATTTTCTAACTCATCTTGTTTTAAATTTATTATCACTTAGCAAAGCTTTGCCCTTAAATTTGCAAAAAAAGAGCGCTTTTGCCA is a genomic window of Campylobacter concisus containing:
- a CDS encoding molybdenum cofactor guanylyltransferase codes for the protein MQTCVILAGGKSSRMGQDKTLLPFGGFETLTHYQVAKFSKVFDEVFVSSKFEKFNPPLKLIKDESSEDYSPMLALYCVLKSFDHSVFIIPADMPFFDPKSLGELAKFKDEFEMVVAGDDEHIHSLCGFFSPSLAPLAHELYLKNEHKIGLLRKNCKCKIVNFEDKEQFFNVNFPEEYKIANEIQKKEQKDA
- a CDS encoding phospholipase A, coding for MRKFILFLALAFSLLAASELSEFQRAQALEQSGDIKGAMQIYKSIAANSINAQSMASQASLNAEPATSEAKVKQAKITQENKADHHLQNALGIELYKFNYLLPVTYAKNIPNDSRKSVETKFQISLAKPLFYDVFGLRESLVAAYTQTSWWQITRASAPFRETNYQPEIFLNFAYPKYLENIGIQNLKFGLLHESNGRDGKKSRSWNRAYVQSDFVYGKLNISPRAWVVIGDKGDNKDILKYIGRGDVRLSYNLNDHIFSLMLRNNLHFDKTNKGAAELSYMFPIFSSGVYGYLQYFTGYGESLIDYDRHTDKVGLGFVILK